The following coding sequences lie in one Fimbriiglobus ruber genomic window:
- a CDS encoding DUF4238 domain-containing protein, producing MKPKRPRKSHYLPKFYLSAFTMSGKPDGELFVVDLSTCKEWRASPENTAREKDLYVVDLGVEEDPDQVEKVLAMLEGEFARVLRSIVQDQKLPSGDDFVWFLNFVAIQVTRLQGTRKTVANAVDRNMKAELREMFSTPEGWAQFRQTMETLGHVVPDSEFENFKRLALSEEYTVDLDQTTHVQIMVKQMIDELLPVLNERYWTLGVLAPDAPDLLCSDAPVSVWPTKDTDPTKRLTVATPGTVLTFPLTRRLIAIARYERQPPILGVKPEGAALFNRWTCFGARQVISATPNFTFLNTNGVMADKAKLLSMVGAAKRGASGD from the coding sequence ATGAAGCCGAAAAGGCCACGGAAAAGCCACTACCTACCGAAGTTCTACCTCTCGGCCTTTACCATGTCTGGTAAGCCGGACGGCGAACTGTTCGTTGTCGATCTGAGTACCTGCAAAGAGTGGCGTGCCAGCCCCGAAAACACCGCCCGAGAGAAGGATTTGTACGTTGTGGATCTCGGGGTTGAAGAAGACCCCGACCAAGTGGAGAAGGTGCTGGCGATGCTAGAGGGCGAATTTGCCCGCGTGCTTCGATCTATCGTCCAAGATCAGAAATTGCCGTCGGGGGACGATTTTGTCTGGTTCCTCAACTTCGTCGCGATCCAAGTCACGAGGCTGCAGGGTACGCGAAAAACAGTTGCAAACGCGGTCGACCGCAACATGAAGGCCGAGCTGCGGGAAATGTTTTCAACACCTGAAGGGTGGGCCCAGTTTCGGCAAACGATGGAGACGCTCGGCCATGTTGTACCAGATAGCGAATTCGAGAACTTCAAGCGGTTGGCCCTCAGCGAAGAGTACACGGTCGATCTCGACCAGACGACTCACGTCCAGATAATGGTCAAGCAGATGATTGACGAGCTTCTACCAGTTTTAAATGAGCGTTATTGGACATTGGGGGTACTTGCCCCGGATGCACCCGACCTGCTCTGTTCCGATGCTCCCGTCAGCGTGTGGCCGACCAAGGATACTGACCCCACGAAGCGGCTCACGGTCGCAACGCCTGGCACCGTCCTGACGTTCCCGCTGACCCGAAGGCTGATCGCCATTGCACGCTACGAAAGGCAACCGCCCATCCTGGGTGTGAAGCCAGAAGGCGCGGCTCTCTTCAACCGATGGACCTGCTTTGGAGCGCGCCAAGTAATCTCGGCGACACCTAACTTCACGTTTCTCAACACGAACGGGGTGATGGCGGACAAGGCGAAATTGCTGAGTATGGTCGGAGCGGCGAAGCGAGGAGCATCAGGGGATTGA
- a CDS encoding carbohydrate-binding protein encodes MRKSIIPSDQPAPADVWMNPDSVARVEVSSEEPEHPVEAALLPGTGWRASRPGPQTIRLVFDGPQHIRRIRLRFVADAYTRTQEFVLRWVNAASEPREIVRQQWNFSASGSIEEVEDYRVDLPGVIELELVVTPDISGGNAHASLAEMRVA; translated from the coding sequence ATGAGGAAGAGTATTATCCCGTCCGACCAACCCGCCCCGGCTGATGTGTGGATGAACCCGGATAGCGTGGCGAGGGTCGAAGTCAGCTCTGAAGAACCGGAACACCCGGTCGAAGCCGCACTCCTCCCGGGTACTGGCTGGCGTGCCTCCCGCCCCGGGCCACAAACCATCCGCCTGGTGTTCGACGGCCCCCAACATATCCGGCGTATCCGCCTGCGGTTCGTGGCAGATGCCTACACCCGGACGCAAGAATTCGTTCTCAGGTGGGTGAACGCGGCGTCAGAACCCAGGGAGATTGTTCGGCAGCAGTGGAACTTCAGCGCCAGCGGATCAATAGAAGAGGTGGAGGACTACCGGGTGGACCTGCCCGGGGTCATCGAGTTAGAACTCGTCGTCACACCAGACATCTCCGGAGGAAATGCCCATGCGTCCCTGGCAGAGATGAGGGTCGCGTAG
- a CDS encoding HNH endonuclease signature motif containing protein, with product MSRHGNTEGILQFGDPLERFHQKYAVNPETGCWEWACYRHPKGYGIMGIGKYTKVRAHRFAYERLVGPIPAGLQVCHRCDNRRCVNPAHLFLGTNQDNIRDMWAKGRAAKIERKLTWPMATNIRILYCRGMTIEAISGIYGVEDETIRHVVKGLSWLNP from the coding sequence ATGTCGCGCCACGGCAACACCGAGGGCATTCTCCAGTTCGGCGATCCGCTCGAACGGTTCCACCAGAAGTACGCCGTGAATCCCGAAACGGGATGCTGGGAGTGGGCCTGCTACCGGCACCCGAAGGGATACGGCATTATGGGCATCGGAAAGTACACCAAGGTACGGGCCCACCGTTTCGCTTACGAGCGATTGGTCGGGCCAATTCCCGCCGGCCTGCAAGTCTGCCATCGCTGCGACAATCGACGTTGCGTGAATCCGGCCCACTTGTTCCTCGGGACGAATCAGGACAACATCCGCGACATGTGGGCGAAGGGACGCGCCGCTAAAATCGAGCGAAAGCTGACTTGGCCGATGGCAACCAATATCCGAATTTTGTACTGCCGGGGCATGACCATCGAAGCCATTTCCGGCATCTACGGAGTCGAGGATGAAACCATCCGGCACGTTGTAAAGGGCTTGTCTTGGCTCAATCCGTAG